One Jeotgalibaca porci genomic region harbors:
- a CDS encoding DUF1648 domain-containing protein: protein MWTFSIMMFVILLITGISVGVTPLFSRQSTPFGVSIPAEHQKNSFIESRKKRFAIINIVLGVGLSLPLFIAPFIENQEQSEMFAGIYVTAAILILMIASFTLQLKYRKELLVWKEKQPNQELVKPKIAIDTKYHETLSSVSVSTLLWGQLLIIAMTVGTTLLYYKHIPEQIPLNWDVNFEPNHFVEKSYLTALGLPMLQVMMMPVMIFAYYSFIKSRQKLSSKNPRLSKIKSQLFRRAWGRCVLLITLATQLLITFIHFYSIFTLPFAPEWLMVMTFVYLAIVMGATFYVMLKYGQSGERLKLADEDETEAFYTDAEEDTNWKLGMFYYNKEDPAVFVERRFGIGSTFNMARWQSWLAFGFIILFAIATLVWSVFIS from the coding sequence ATGTGGACATTTAGTATAATGATGTTTGTGATTTTACTTATAACAGGAATTTCGGTTGGAGTCACGCCTTTATTCAGCAGACAATCAACACCATTTGGAGTGAGCATTCCAGCTGAACATCAGAAAAATAGTTTTATTGAAAGTCGAAAAAAACGATTTGCAATCATTAATATAGTCTTAGGTGTGGGACTTTCTCTTCCTCTTTTTATAGCACCCTTTATAGAGAACCAGGAACAATCAGAAATGTTTGCCGGCATTTATGTCACAGCTGCTATCTTAATACTGATGATTGCTAGTTTTACCTTGCAGTTAAAATACCGTAAAGAATTACTCGTTTGGAAAGAAAAACAACCGAATCAAGAGCTGGTTAAACCGAAGATTGCGATTGATACAAAGTATCACGAAACACTGTCCAGTGTCTCTGTCAGCACGTTGTTATGGGGCCAATTATTAATCATTGCCATGACAGTTGGGACGACACTTCTTTACTATAAGCATATCCCGGAACAAATACCGCTAAATTGGGATGTCAACTTTGAACCGAATCATTTTGTTGAAAAAAGTTATCTAACGGCATTGGGATTACCAATGCTACAAGTCATGATGATGCCAGTTATGATTTTTGCCTATTACTCTTTTATCAAATCGCGTCAAAAACTTTCTTCAAAAAATCCGCGTCTTTCAAAAATAAAGAGTCAATTGTTTCGTAGAGCTTGGGGACGTTGTGTGTTACTAATTACTCTTGCAACGCAATTGCTGATAACGTTCATTCATTTTTATTCTATTTTCACTTTACCGTTTGCTCCAGAATGGTTAATGGTTATGACCTTTGTATATCTGGCGATTGTAATGGGTGCGACTTTCTATGTCATGCTAAAATATGGACAATCAGGTGAACGTTTGAAACTAGCCGATGAAGATGAAACGGAAGCATTTTATACCGATGCAGAAGAGGACACGAATTGGAAGCTAGGTATGTTCTATTATAACAAGGAGGATCCTGCTGTTTTTGTTGAAAGACGTTTTGGAATCGGCTCGACATTCAACATGGCTCGCTGGCAATCTTGGTTAGCCTTTGGATTCATCATTTTATTTGCGATAGCGACACTTGTCTGGTCTGTGTTTATATCGTAA
- a CDS encoding GntR family transcriptional regulator has protein sequence MIIEIEPTSETPIYLQLMFQIKRAVVTGELLSGDTLPSVRGLASELGVNMHTVNKAYNLLTDEEVLIKSTKGYSVQVADKRSISDRLKEEMKTKLETLLVDAFIHQLPEEEVTAWTQAIMKELKKGDKANVDI, from the coding sequence ATGATTATCGAAATCGAACCAACTAGTGAAACGCCGATTTATTTACAATTGATGTTTCAAATAAAAAGAGCAGTTGTTACCGGCGAACTTTTATCAGGTGATACTTTACCGAGCGTGAGGGGACTTGCGTCTGAACTGGGTGTTAACATGCATACCGTTAATAAAGCTTATAATTTGTTGACTGATGAGGAAGTCCTGATCAAATCAACAAAAGGCTACAGTGTGCAGGTGGCGGATAAACGCTCAATAAGCGACCGCTTAAAAGAAGAGATGAAAACCAAGCTTGAGACACTTCTGGTTGATGCTTTTATTCACCAACTGCCAGAAGAGGAAGTAACTGCCTGGACACAGGCTATTATGAAAGAATTAAAGAAAGGGGATAAAGCGAATGTGGACATTTAG
- a CDS encoding ABC transporter ATP-binding protein: MRHGGPQVEAKPKDFKGSIKRLFNYMAVRKWLMLGAFILSAIATVMQIFTPRILGSATTVIFDGFSEGMVGGRYPIDFAAIRKILISVAILYVANAVFRYVAQLTLVRVVQSTVFDLRQDFKAKMSRVPVEYYDTNSNGDIMSRAINDVDNIARQMVQTINQAIMSVVQFFGILIMMFSISWKLSIVALLTVPLSAFIISRIAPTSRKLFKKQQTELGHLNSHIEETFAGHTEIVSFNREEHVIEEFGFQNEKLFGIAWKAQFLSGILMPLMNMVKNLGYVIVAVMGGIDVSTGALALGEVQAFLTYTNQFSEPMKQLTNIMNTIQSIVASTERIFEVLDEAEMLDVSTDQPAIETTDKFTFENVRFGYAGQEDLMTDFNLSVKPGQMVAIVGPTGAGKSTIINLLERFYDVRGGSIKLEGEDIRNIDRDDLRRRFAMVLQDTWLFNGTIFDNIKYGAHEEVSDEDVYRASKMAHADEFIRTLPEGYNTILNEDASNISQGQRQLLTIARAFITDPEILILDEATSSVDTRTEVLIQRAMRRLLEGRTSFVVAHRLSTIRDADNIIVMNKGDIIETGTHDELMALGEFYAGLYNSQFTEAS; the protein is encoded by the coding sequence ATGAGACACGGAGGGCCACAAGTAGAGGCGAAACCAAAAGATTTTAAAGGGTCGATAAAACGCCTGTTTAATTATATGGCTGTCAGAAAATGGTTGATGTTGGGAGCTTTTATCCTTTCAGCTATTGCAACTGTCATGCAAATTTTTACACCTAGAATATTAGGTTCAGCAACAACTGTGATTTTTGACGGTTTTAGTGAAGGAATGGTTGGTGGGCGTTATCCAATCGATTTCGCGGCCATTCGGAAAATATTAATTTCGGTAGCTATTTTATATGTAGCTAATGCAGTTTTCCGATATGTCGCACAGTTGACACTCGTTCGTGTTGTACAATCTACAGTTTTCGATTTACGACAAGATTTCAAAGCAAAAATGTCACGCGTGCCGGTAGAGTATTACGATACGAATAGTAACGGTGATATTATGAGTCGGGCGATTAATGACGTTGATAACATTGCACGTCAAATGGTTCAAACAATTAACCAGGCTATTATGAGTGTGGTTCAATTCTTTGGTATATTGATTATGATGTTCTCAATCAGCTGGAAGTTAAGTATTGTTGCGTTGTTAACTGTTCCGTTAAGTGCTTTTATTATTTCACGTATCGCACCGACGTCACGTAAACTTTTCAAAAAGCAACAAACAGAATTAGGACATTTGAACTCTCATATTGAGGAAACATTTGCGGGTCATACTGAGATTGTTAGTTTTAACCGTGAAGAACATGTTATAGAAGAATTTGGTTTTCAAAATGAGAAGCTTTTCGGGATTGCTTGGAAAGCACAATTTTTATCAGGTATTCTGATGCCGTTAATGAACATGGTCAAGAACCTAGGTTATGTTATCGTAGCTGTAATGGGTGGTATTGACGTATCGACTGGTGCTTTAGCATTGGGTGAAGTCCAAGCTTTCCTAACATATACAAACCAATTCTCAGAACCAATGAAACAATTAACAAATATTATGAACACAATCCAGTCCATTGTTGCATCCACTGAACGTATTTTTGAAGTATTGGATGAAGCGGAAATGTTGGATGTGTCAACAGATCAACCAGCAATTGAGACAACAGACAAATTTACTTTTGAAAATGTTCGTTTCGGTTATGCAGGCCAAGAAGACTTGATGACTGATTTTAACCTGAGTGTGAAACCAGGACAGATGGTTGCCATTGTTGGACCGACTGGAGCAGGTAAATCAACGATTATTAACTTGCTTGAGCGATTCTACGATGTGCGCGGTGGAAGCATTAAGCTAGAAGGTGAAGACATCCGTAACATCGATCGTGATGATCTAAGAAGACGTTTTGCGATGGTACTTCAAGATACATGGTTATTTAATGGAACAATCTTTGATAACATTAAATACGGTGCTCACGAAGAAGTTAGCGACGAAGATGTTTACCGTGCATCTAAGATGGCACATGCGGATGAATTTATTCGTACATTGCCAGAGGGTTACAATACAATCTTGAACGAAGATGCAAGTAATATTTCTCAAGGACAACGCCAATTGCTTACAATTGCACGTGCGTTTATTACAGATCCTGAAATCTTGATTCTTGACGAAGCGACTTCAAGTGTCGATACACGTACGGAAGTTTTAATCCAACGTGCTATGCGTCGCTTGTTGGAAGGCAGAACAAGCTTTGTTGTTGCTCACCGTTTGTCAACAATTCGTGATGCGGATAATATTATCGTAATGAACAAGGGTGATATTATTGAAACAGGCACACATGATGAATTAATGGCTTTAGGCGAATTCTACGCTGGTCTGTACAACAGCCAGTTTACAGAAGCTTCTTAA
- a CDS encoding ABC transporter ATP-binding protein, whose translation MLKLLKRISWKAAVGSILFIVIQVFSELNLPNMTSNIINKGIATGDVQFIWRTGGVMLLLTLITIIAAICGVYISARESQRVGRELRSEIYTKVMSLSKDKIDTVGQASLITRSTNDVEQIQFIFMMLLRMMMFAPIMGIGAAVLSYTLSPDLASIFFISVPVLIVLLAVIMGSAIPLFRKMQEKTDRLNLIFREGLTGVRVIRAFNKSNYEESRFKDANADYMQNNVKAMTITSLLMPVLTLVLSATNIAIILIGGEYIAIGAMPVGNLVAFINYSAMLLFSFMMLSMMLTMLPQAQVSAARINEVLDLESTIVDGTDRFSEESIKLEQTQLRFDNVTYSFPEAERPVLQDLNFDMKKGQTLAIIGGTGSGKSTVANLIMRFYDASKGGVYINGKNVRDLTQHDVHERVSYVPQKANLFSGTIRSNMLDGKENATDEEIWHALEIAQAKDFVESLEAGLDHVVEQGGTNFSGGQRQRLCIARAVVKEPSIYVFDDSFSALDFKTDAALRKALLNEITDAIVVIVAQRISTVRDADLIVVLENGEVVGQGNHDQLVAENNETYMEIMNSQFREGEGR comes from the coding sequence TTGTTAAAGTTACTAAAACGCATATCTTGGAAAGCAGCAGTAGGATCAATCCTTTTCATTGTTATCCAAGTTTTTTCAGAATTAAATTTACCAAATATGACGTCTAACATTATCAATAAAGGAATTGCAACGGGAGACGTACAGTTTATCTGGCGCACAGGAGGAGTTATGCTCCTGTTAACACTTATTACCATTATTGCCGCTATTTGTGGTGTGTATATTTCTGCACGTGAATCACAAAGAGTAGGACGCGAATTGCGTTCAGAAATATATACGAAAGTTATGTCATTGTCGAAAGATAAAATTGATACAGTGGGTCAGGCATCCTTGATTACACGTTCAACGAACGACGTTGAACAAATTCAGTTTATCTTTATGATGTTACTGCGTATGATGATGTTCGCACCTATTATGGGTATCGGAGCAGCTGTATTGTCTTATACATTAAGTCCAGATTTGGCTAGTATTTTCTTCATCTCTGTACCGGTTTTAATTGTTCTTCTTGCAGTAATTATGGGATCTGCTATCCCGTTGTTCCGAAAAATGCAAGAAAAAACAGACCGTTTGAACCTAATTTTCCGTGAAGGTTTGACAGGTGTTCGTGTCATTCGAGCCTTTAATAAAAGTAATTACGAGGAATCACGCTTTAAAGATGCAAATGCCGATTACATGCAAAATAACGTGAAAGCAATGACAATTACAAGTTTATTGATGCCTGTTTTGACATTGGTGCTAAGTGCTACAAATATCGCGATTATTTTAATCGGTGGCGAGTATATTGCTATCGGTGCAATGCCGGTTGGTAACTTAGTAGCTTTTATTAACTACTCCGCCATGCTTTTGTTCAGCTTTATGATGCTGTCCATGATGTTGACGATGCTTCCACAAGCACAAGTTTCAGCAGCGCGTATTAATGAAGTATTGGATTTAGAAAGTACAATTGTAGATGGAACAGATCGCTTTAGCGAAGAAAGTATTAAACTAGAGCAGACACAATTACGTTTTGACAACGTTACGTACTCATTCCCCGAAGCGGAACGTCCAGTTCTTCAAGATTTGAATTTTGATATGAAAAAGGGACAAACGTTAGCTATTATCGGAGGAACGGGATCAGGTAAGTCTACGGTCGCAAACTTGATTATGCGTTTTTATGACGCATCAAAAGGCGGCGTGTATATTAATGGTAAAAACGTCCGCGATTTAACTCAACATGATGTTCATGAGCGTGTATCATACGTTCCTCAAAAAGCGAATTTATTCTCCGGAACAATTCGTTCGAATATGTTGGACGGTAAAGAAAATGCAACAGATGAAGAAATTTGGCATGCACTGGAAATTGCACAAGCTAAAGATTTCGTAGAAAGTTTAGAAGCCGGTTTGGATCACGTTGTAGAACAAGGTGGGACGAACTTCTCAGGTGGACAAAGACAACGTCTATGTATTGCAAGAGCAGTTGTAAAAGAACCATCCATCTATGTATTTGACGATTCATTCTCAGCCTTGGATTTTAAAACGGATGCTGCATTGCGTAAAGCATTATTAAATGAAATCACAGATGCTATCGTTGTGATTGTAGCGCAACGTATCAGCACAGTCCGTGATGCTGATTTAATCGTTGTTCTAGAAAACGGAGAGGTTGTCGGCCAAGGTAATCATGATCAACTTGTCGCCGAAAATAACGAAACCTATATGGAAATCATGAATTCACAGTTTAGGGAAGGTGAAGGTCGATGA
- a CDS encoding TetR/AcrR family transcriptional regulator, which yields MPKQTFFNLPDEKKERLLKAAYSEFSKFSLDESSINAIIHESGISRGSFYQYFEDKEDLYFYCAHLLKKDEKAQVDKCFEVAEGNLFDGLKRTFDILYDSYTTGPNKDFYHHFFVNMTYRKSRNIYDEKNQQPVKPHKHEYPDIVRMLDQSTLNFSSEQELQDFLQYTFQIIHWTIARSFLKKLSKEEAHEEVNQRLTWLENGIIKNKGG from the coding sequence GTGCCAAAGCAAACTTTCTTTAATCTGCCTGATGAAAAGAAAGAAAGGTTATTGAAGGCAGCGTACAGTGAGTTCTCAAAATTCTCTTTGGATGAATCTTCAATAAATGCGATTATACATGAATCTGGTATTTCTCGAGGAAGTTTTTATCAATATTTCGAGGACAAAGAGGATTTGTATTTTTATTGTGCTCACTTGTTGAAAAAAGACGAGAAAGCACAAGTGGATAAATGTTTCGAAGTAGCAGAAGGAAACTTATTTGACGGATTAAAACGAACATTTGATATTTTGTATGATTCCTATACAACTGGTCCAAATAAAGATTTTTATCATCATTTCTTTGTAAATATGACTTATCGTAAGAGTCGAAATATCTATGATGAGAAAAATCAGCAGCCTGTAAAGCCGCATAAACATGAGTATCCGGATATTGTCAGAATGTTAGATCAGTCAACGTTGAACTTCTCATCGGAACAAGAGTTACAAGATTTTTTACAGTATACATTTCAGATAATACATTGGACCATTGCCCGTTCTTTTTTGAAAAAGTTATCCAAAGAAGAAGCGCATGAAGAAGTTAACCAACGTTTAACATGGTTAGAAAATGGGATTATCAAAAATAAAGGAGGCTAA
- a CDS encoding AI-2E family transporter — MQKKIMRQRRLSWFEKWILNNKMVTSLIIILLVLLILLVFSKVSYMLQPIGSFFSILGFPLVLSGILYYLMNPFVKWATGRGMNRILAIAIAFIAFIILLIWGIAILVPVIREQTLGFIEDFPQYWVTINNMLLNLFEYDWFIDIQQQFSDINTDILNYITEWANNFLTNTGTWLSSFVGIVTNVFVGLITMPIILYYLLKEGEKFPQALLQLIPNRHRNSFGTLLEKINLQVSQYVRGQIIVATFVGIMFVIGYSIIDLNYGIALGIMAGFLNIIPYLGSFMAMVPAVIVALVDSPWMLIQVLIVFSIEQFIEGRVISPQVLGSNLSVHPVTIMIVLLTAGKLFGIVGFVLGIPGYAVFKVIFMHLFEWYKSESGLYQEDEQEMFIETEDV, encoded by the coding sequence ATGCAAAAGAAAATAATGCGACAAAGACGTTTATCGTGGTTTGAAAAATGGATTCTTAATAATAAAATGGTAACCTCATTAATTATCATACTATTAGTTCTGTTAATCTTACTTGTTTTTTCAAAAGTCTCTTATATGTTGCAACCAATCGGTAGCTTTTTTAGTATTCTTGGATTTCCGCTTGTTTTAAGCGGGATTTTATATTACCTTATGAATCCTTTTGTTAAATGGGCAACTGGAAGAGGGATGAATCGTATTTTGGCGATTGCGATTGCCTTTATTGCCTTTATTATTCTCTTAATTTGGGGCATTGCGATTTTGGTTCCAGTTATTCGGGAACAGACGCTCGGTTTCATCGAGGACTTCCCGCAGTACTGGGTAACGATTAATAATATGTTGTTGAATCTATTTGAATATGACTGGTTTATCGACATTCAACAACAGTTTTCGGATATCAATACCGATATTTTGAACTATATTACCGAATGGGCAAATAATTTCTTAACCAATACAGGTACATGGTTAAGTAGTTTTGTAGGGATTGTAACCAATGTTTTTGTCGGATTAATTACGATGCCCATTATTTTGTATTATCTCTTAAAAGAAGGTGAAAAGTTTCCACAGGCGCTTCTCCAACTGATTCCCAACCGCCACCGGAACTCTTTTGGAACATTATTGGAAAAAATCAACTTACAAGTCAGTCAATATGTACGCGGACAAATTATTGTCGCAACATTTGTTGGGATTATGTTCGTTATTGGTTATTCCATCATTGACTTAAATTATGGTATTGCTTTGGGAATCATGGCCGGGTTCTTAAATATCATTCCTTACTTAGGTTCGTTTATGGCCATGGTTCCAGCGGTTATTGTGGCCTTGGTTGATTCACCTTGGATGCTCATACAAGTACTAATTGTTTTTAGTATTGAGCAGTTTATTGAAGGGCGCGTCATTTCACCGCAAGTACTGGGAAGTAACTTATCAGTCCATCCAGTGACAATCATGATTGTCCTTCTAACTGCAGGAAAACTCTTTGGTATTGTTGGTTTTGTACTGGGAATCCCGGGTTATGCCGTTTTTAAAGTAATTTTTATGCATCTTTTTGAGTGGTATAAATCAGAATCAGGTCTCTATCAAGAAGATGAACAAGAAATGTTTATTGAAACAGAGGATGTTTAA
- a CDS encoding PTS glucitol/sorbitol transporter subunit IIA, with the protein MKSTILHIGKDAISIDEPIVILFGENATEAIRDVSVLQRFEDAIDSFVFRVGDAVHFGDQVYHVSHVGENVGENLVELGHVTFVFDPFDPDHFIETSVYLTPHTVPTIEEGMTINYLSKSTDA; encoded by the coding sequence ATGAAGAGTACAATTTTGCACATTGGTAAAGATGCAATTAGTATTGATGAACCAATTGTGATTTTATTTGGTGAAAATGCAACAGAAGCAATCCGTGACGTATCAGTCTTGCAAAGATTCGAAGATGCAATCGATTCCTTTGTTTTTCGTGTTGGTGACGCCGTTCATTTTGGAGACCAAGTATACCATGTGTCACATGTGGGTGAAAACGTTGGTGAGAACCTAGTGGAATTAGGACATGTGACGTTTGTATTTGATCCATTTGATCCAGACCATTTCATTGAAACGAGTGTTTATTTAACCCCTCATACCGTTCCGACTATTGAAGAAGGTATGACAATAAATTATCTATCAAAAAGTACAGATGCTTGA